The following proteins come from a genomic window of Geothrix edaphica:
- the ftsW gene encoding putative lipid II flippase FtsW, with protein MAPDVRRPVDRWLVLFALALVAVGMVWIYSASAIKASQNHAAATAFLTRQLLGGVIGIACMLALSQVDLTPLQDHPRPLQITYGILVLLLAAVLFFGPKINGAHRWIRLGAMSLQPSELFKPLSVLIAAGWMVRHREAWTSHRDALPKLLGLAGIMSVPLALILREPDFGTSFLIVFVTLMVVFLGGAPKWIFAVAIPVLGALGTAFVVLSPYRLARVTSFLNPAADPLGKGHQALQSLVAVGNGGFMGVGLGGGKQKLFFLPEAHTDFIYAVIAEEAGLIGTVAILALFIAILWRGYRIARRVNDTFLKLCAMGFVLLLVVQALMNMSVVLSLAPNKGIPLPFISFGPNSLIASLICLGLLLAISKEAGSA; from the coding sequence ATGGCACCCGACGTCCGCCGCCCCGTGGATCGCTGGCTGGTGCTGTTCGCGCTGGCCCTGGTCGCCGTCGGGATGGTGTGGATCTACTCCGCCTCCGCCATCAAGGCCTCCCAGAATCACGCGGCCGCCACCGCCTTCCTGACCCGGCAGCTCCTCGGTGGCGTCATCGGCATCGCCTGCATGCTGGCGCTCTCCCAGGTGGACCTGACCCCCCTCCAGGACCACCCGCGCCCCCTCCAGATCACCTACGGGATCCTGGTGCTGCTCCTGGCTGCGGTGCTTTTCTTCGGGCCCAAGATCAACGGTGCCCACCGCTGGATCCGGCTCGGGGCCATGAGCCTCCAGCCCTCGGAGCTCTTCAAGCCCCTGTCGGTCCTCATCGCCGCGGGCTGGATGGTCCGCCATCGCGAGGCCTGGACCAGCCATCGCGATGCCCTGCCCAAGCTGCTGGGGCTGGCCGGCATCATGTCGGTGCCCCTGGCCCTCATCCTGCGCGAGCCTGACTTCGGGACCTCCTTCCTCATCGTCTTCGTGACGCTGATGGTGGTGTTCCTCGGCGGCGCGCCCAAGTGGATCTTTGCCGTGGCCATTCCGGTCCTGGGCGCCCTGGGGACCGCCTTCGTGGTGCTGTCGCCCTACCGTCTGGCCCGCGTGACGAGCTTCCTGAATCCTGCGGCCGATCCCCTCGGCAAGGGCCACCAGGCCCTCCAGAGCCTCGTGGCCGTGGGCAACGGCGGCTTCATGGGCGTCGGCCTGGGCGGCGGCAAACAGAAGCTCTTCTTCCTGCCCGAGGCGCACACGGATTTCATCTACGCGGTGATCGCCGAGGAGGCCGGCCTCATCGGGACCGTGGCGATCCTGGCGCTCTTCATCGCGATCCTCTGGCGGGGCTACCGCATCGCCCGGCGCGTCAACGACACCTTCCTCAAGCTCTGCGCCATGGGCTTCGTCCTGCTGCTGGTGGTGCAGGCCCTGATGAACATGAGCGTGGTGCTGTCGCTGGCCCCCAACAAGGGCATCCCCCTGCCCTTCATCTCCTTCGGCCCCAACAGCCTCATCGCCAGCCTCATCTGCCTTGGCCTGTTGCTGGCCATCAGCAAGGAGGCAGGTTCAGCCTAG
- a CDS encoding lipopolysaccharide kinase InaA family protein has protein sequence MIHDPYIVPPLPASWPYEPGRPLRPLGCRVNLELPGLGPGWRVCTPGGQLIEGEALPLEGAFGRGGILRVGDLVMRPYRRGGLLRHLNERTYRTHLRFAAEHAVHRGLWEAGFPTVEPLGYAWRPNGIGVEGVLFTRLAEGEAWPRRWDLSAGRADAIRQALASLCEWGLWSPDLNATNILLPPSGGALVLDWDRAGFTPAGTDLWPRYRARLERSLRKLGAPAEALSIIGSAQLP, from the coding sequence ATGATCCACGACCCTTACATCGTCCCCCCCCTGCCGGCTTCGTGGCCGTACGAACCTGGCAGGCCGCTCCGTCCGCTGGGCTGCCGCGTGAACCTGGAGCTGCCGGGCCTCGGCCCCGGCTGGCGCGTCTGTACGCCCGGCGGCCAGCTCATCGAGGGAGAGGCCCTTCCGCTCGAAGGCGCCTTCGGTCGCGGCGGCATTCTCCGCGTCGGCGATCTGGTGATGCGCCCCTACCGCCGCGGCGGCCTCCTGCGCCACCTGAACGAACGGACCTACCGGACCCACCTGCGTTTCGCAGCGGAGCACGCGGTCCATCGCGGACTCTGGGAGGCGGGCTTCCCCACCGTGGAGCCCCTCGGCTATGCGTGGCGGCCCAACGGCATCGGCGTGGAGGGCGTGCTGTTCACGCGGCTGGCCGAGGGCGAGGCCTGGCCGCGCCGCTGGGATCTCAGCGCCGGACGCGCCGACGCCATCCGCCAGGCCCTCGCCTCGCTCTGCGAGTGGGGCCTGTGGTCGCCCGACCTCAACGCCACCAACATTCTCTTGCCGCCGAGCGGCGGCGCCCTCGTCCTGGATTGGGATCGCGCCGGCTTCACGCCTGCGGGCACGGACCTCTGGCCCCGCTACCGCGCACGCCTCGAGCGCAGCCTGCGCAAGCTGGGTGCGCCCGCGGAGGCCCTGTCCATCATTGGATCTGCACAGCTTCCTTGA
- a CDS encoding DUF2344 domain-containing protein, with protein MNASAPHPSIPAEALARQARLAMVLAAMERQAENLEPHPLQTLRQALQGEPADLSALVEGLVEEDLVEEGACLVRAERRQAREEPAKQIGSLLAPLATKAMARREATWQLDSRRATVRLGYAKDGGALDFDEGDVHAILLQAFRLEGFRLALDFGKRSRPSLRLELPLPAGAGGLAEWAEAELRMEPPEAHGSLMARMNRRLPEGLRIHHWDACPPYASPLGELADASHWRWECPADHADGARLRTAAFLRATEWLWEKGGRIEGRKQVKQLDLRPLVTDLRWEGNVLFSTTRAEVGNPLKVHAAILGLEPSALRGLLRLSLDLRPDPRLAQAERFEPKLKNMYEDAVLLSGGSNITLVDEDDDEPLRLG; from the coding sequence GTGAACGCATCCGCTCCCCATCCCTCCATTCCCGCCGAAGCACTGGCGAGGCAGGCCCGGCTAGCGATGGTGCTGGCCGCCATGGAGCGGCAAGCGGAAAACCTCGAACCCCATCCGCTGCAGACCCTGCGCCAGGCCCTGCAGGGAGAGCCGGCGGATCTCTCCGCGCTCGTCGAGGGATTGGTCGAGGAGGATCTGGTGGAGGAAGGCGCCTGTCTGGTCCGCGCCGAGCGGAGGCAGGCCCGGGAGGAGCCCGCGAAGCAGATCGGCTCCCTCCTGGCGCCACTGGCCACGAAGGCCATGGCGCGGCGAGAGGCGACCTGGCAGCTGGACAGCCGACGCGCCACCGTGCGCCTGGGCTACGCGAAGGACGGCGGGGCCCTGGACTTCGACGAGGGGGACGTACACGCGATCCTGCTCCAGGCCTTCCGCCTTGAGGGGTTCCGCTTGGCCCTGGACTTCGGCAAGCGCTCCCGCCCTTCGCTCCGACTGGAACTGCCGCTGCCCGCGGGGGCCGGCGGCCTGGCGGAATGGGCCGAGGCGGAGCTCCGGATGGAGCCGCCGGAAGCGCACGGGAGCCTGATGGCGCGGATGAACAGGCGGCTGCCGGAAGGGCTGCGGATCCATCACTGGGACGCCTGCCCGCCCTACGCTTCGCCGCTGGGGGAACTGGCTGATGCCTCCCACTGGCGCTGGGAGTGCCCGGCCGACCATGCGGATGGGGCGCGGCTCCGCACGGCCGCGTTCCTCCGCGCGACGGAGTGGCTCTGGGAGAAGGGCGGCCGGATCGAAGGCCGCAAGCAGGTCAAGCAGCTGGACCTGCGGCCCCTGGTGACGGACCTGCGGTGGGAGGGGAATGTCCTCTTCAGCACGACCCGCGCCGAGGTCGGTAACCCCCTGAAGGTCCACGCGGCGATCCTGGGTCTGGAACCCTCGGCCCTCCGCGGCCTCCTGCGCCTGTCCCTGGACCTGAGGCCGGATCCACGGCTCGCCCAGGCGGAGCGCTTCGAGCCCAAGCTCAAGAACATGTACGAGGACGCGGTGCTGCTCAGCGGCGGCTCGAACATCACCCTGGTGGACGAAGATGACGACGAACCCCTGCGCCTAGGCTGA